In one Liolophura sinensis isolate JHLJ2023 chromosome 11, CUHK_Ljap_v2, whole genome shotgun sequence genomic region, the following are encoded:
- the LOC135477579 gene encoding uncharacterized protein LOC135477579 isoform X3: MAEKKAPPPPAKWAQRKDRVLLTFELSDVTNPKIDITDSALIFRGNGGTEKKDYYVQIDFFKDVNPQESKQAVLPRKVYFEIKKKDVDQPFWPRLTKDSTKHHWLKTDFNLWVDEDDSDVETQDEINLESMMNSMGGLGGADLAGEEEDSDDEDMPDLESTPSSE; encoded by the exons AGCCCCTCCCCCTCCAGCCAAGTGGGCACAGCGCAAGGATCGTGTGCTTTTGACCTTTGAACTGTCTGATGTAACCAACCCTAAAATAGATATCACCGATTCAGCGCTTATATTCAG aGGGAATGGTGGGACGGAGAAGAAAGATTACTATGTACAAATAGACTTCTTCAAAGACGTTAATCCACAG GAATCAAAACAAGCAGTATTGCCCAGAAAAGTATACTtcgaaataaagaaaaaagacgTAGATCAGCCATTCTGGCCTCGTCTAACCAAGGATTCCACAAAG CATCACTGGTTGAAGACAGATTTTAACTTGTGGGTGGACGAAGATGACTCTGATGTGGAAACACAAGATGAAATAAATTTGGAATCT ATGATGAACTCCATGGGGGGCCTCGGTGGAGCCGATTTAGCG ggaGAAGAAGAGGACAGTGACGACGAAG ATATGCCAGATTTGGAGTCAACTCCATCATCAGAGTAA